The Castanea sativa cultivar Marrone di Chiusa Pesio chromosome 4, ASM4071231v1 sequence ATGACAACATTAAAAAGGTAACAAGCACAGTATGGCAGAAAACATagtgaaaacaaaacaaaacaaaaaacaaaacaaaaagaagttcAGATTTGAACTGACCCTGCGATCAAAGAACCGTACAGCCCTTGGGTCCTGCaatagaattataaaaaaaacaggCAGAATGAGCAGATTTCCTTAGGATTATTATACAACATTTACATCTACCCTCTTTTTGgttacccaaaaaaagaggCTTATATAGCCAAGCAAATAAGTAACTACCACTAATCTTAaataacccttttttttctttttcttttttcattttcttaatgcCTAAAGTAACCAAATAGAGCCAAAGCCCCAGAATCTGTAAAATTTCACTTTATCTGAGTTGAGCTTTCCTattcatttatataaataaataaataaaaccaccAAAATTAATTTCCTTCTCTTTTGGCCTCATtttcccagcaaccaaacagaaaacTAGGGGTTAATAGAGACACTTACATTGGGTAGCTTCTTGAAGAATGAGAGGAACCCTTGAGCTTGCTTAGCATCtaccaacacaacacaacaccaCAATACAAAAATCAAtcaccaaaatttttaaaaaaaaaaaaaagaaaaaaaaaaagcaaaaatagaaATGATAGAGCAAAAAGCTAGGGTTTCTCTATTGTCTTAAATTTTACCGAGTTTGAGCTCAGGAAGCTTGCTCTGCTCCTCAAAATTCCCTTCCATTACTGTTAGTCTTTTAGAGAAATGGCTTTTTTTGGAGGCTCTGCAATAATTAAAAGTTAGTGTTGccgtttatatatatacatgttatATATTAGGGTTCTCGAGAATCGAGAGATGGCGGGAAAGGAATTTGGCGGGGAATATTTTGGGGGCGCGTGTGCTACACGCTCCACGAGCTGTGTGTGGCTTGGTTACACCGAGCGAGCGAGCGAGCGTGCGTGTGTGCGTGTGCACAATCAAAATTAGGAGGAAAAGCTTCGGACTTAGTTGGGTTTAAGGGCCGGGCGACTTAAAAGTGCCCAAACTCGGTCCATTCTATACTTTAGATTAGGCTAGGCCTGGGCTATCTCCTCTACaaactctttgtttttgtttttttgtttttgttgttgttgttgttgttttttttttttttgtttagagaaGAAATTCATTCGAATGAAAGTGGCCAAATGGGCCTGAACTACATCACCAATATTTGGTAGTTCATCTTCCATCTAGACAGGTAGATTGTGTGACAAAATTGCCCTTTCTAGCCAAAAAAATGAGTTATTACTTTCCCTTCTAGATAGAGTTTTACATTTTGAATTAAATGACCATTCAAAGTAAGAAATGATTACTTTTTGGATTGAGAGATATTATGAATTGCTCCGGTGTGCAATAAACATTCCACCAACTGTTGTTGACAAATTTTGGGGGTAAAAAGAGTTTCTCATTTATCTTCGgagtaattaataattttcctaCAAACTTTGAAATGGAGTGATTTCCCTCCTAGAGCAGGCCCTTAGGGTAGGCCATTTAGGCCATCTTCTAAGGCCCCCTATTAATTATCagttttactaaaaaatatcatatatatgagttgtttattttcttttccactaCACTAAGACTCCCAATATTGTGGGCCATCAAATATTCAACCCAGTTGAAACTGTAGATTAAAGGATTTGTTGTAAATGTGCTGAATTATCATTAATGATCAATTTCCTATAAcaattttgcatttaaatttttatgaataaGTCTCTAGCAAACAAAAAAGTCTCTCTCGACCCACGATTGGCACTATTTTCTATATTGTGCTTGAGCTTTCTCTGGCCGCTTCGCGAGCTTGCTCCGTCGTTAGCCATCATTGTCCCTTCGTGGGTCCTCTTGTCTCCTCAGTGAGACCTTCAGCTGCCCAATTTATGCGCTTTCCTCGCCTAATTTGTGGGCTTTCATTGTGTGGGTTTCCCCTTGCCCATTTTGTGGGTTTCGCGTTGTCTAAAGAGGTCGTCGCTTCAAAATCTCAAGGCGTCAATCAACTTCATTGTAGCTCTGAAGGCTTGTCAACAACTGTGTGAGTTCTTAGCTTCGTGGACCAACCTATATCTTGGAGTGAAGGGGCTGATTATTCTTAGCAATAAAAGATACTATGTGGTTGGGTCTTTGCAAAGCGGAGAGGTTCCATATTATCTTAACAACACCTTATCTTGGCTACAGGTAAATCTGTCTTTTAAAGGGTCACAGATTTAGGTGTTTTTGTGTTGGATTATTGTATCTATgtgacgtaggacaaccacatTATTTTCCAATGAACAAATAAATCACAAAATAAACCCTAGaagtcagcacctaagggctGCTTGAAATTAGTACCAAACAAactggagtcggcaccagtgtgaaagaaacacaataattttataattctcaaaaatgtattacaataatcagaaaaaAGTTCTTAAATAGCtaacaataaaatgcataaagaaaccctaattattaaatgctcAGGCTTGCTTAATCTCATGCCCAATAACTAacaggctccatccataaggctACAAGTTGGATCGTCTTCTTTTTACTCTTCCTCCCATACATGCGTATAATTGGGGGCTTGTACCTTGTGTCCGCACCAACTCCCCCTAGGTGAGAAGAACTCGGCCTCATCAAATGGAAATCTGAAGAGTTCTGGTAGTACTCCAACAAGTTAGGATCCAGTCGCTGTAGCTCATCTCGAGTAATCCATGTGCAATCAAAATCTGGTCGCCCTCGCCACCGAACTAGAAAACGGTGAACTACTCAATCCCTGGTAGAAACAATCTGCTCATCTAAAATAGCATCAATAGATTATTTATGTGCATAGGGCAGATTTAAGGGTAAAGGGGGTAAAAAATAGGGGCATCAATAGGATCAAGTAAAGGCTtatcaaaaggggtatcgggaATAGCTGTggggcttttataagcaactagATCCTCAATATTAAAGGAGAAGTTAATACCATAATCATGGGGAAGGTCAATGACATATGCATTTGGGCCCATTCAGTTCAATACCGTGAATGGACTGGCACTACGAGCCTGCAATTTCTTAATGGTCCCAGAGGGAAACCGTTCAGTTCGAATCTGAATCATGACATAATCCTCTACCTGAAACTTTGCATAACGCTGATGAGTGTcagcatgaattttatattgagaattacttATCTGAATTTCTTTGCGAATCTCATTATGCAAATCATGAATATGTCATGCAAATGCCTTAGCAAATTCATAAATCCTAACATGTGGGGACATGGGCAAAAGATCTAAGGGCTTCCTAGGTGTGTATCCATGCACAACCTCAAAATGACTAGCGCCTATAGACCTATTGATAGAGCTATTATATGCAAGTTGGGTTATAGGAAGAATTGAATCCCAATTCCGATTGGCTTCACCCACTAAACACCGAAGGAGGTTGCCTAGACTATGATTAACCACCTTAGTTTGACCATCAGTTTGAGGATAAAATGCTgtagaaaatttcaatttggtgcCTACTAAATGTCATaaggtcttccaaaaataactcatgAAGCGAACATCTCTATCAGACACTATGGTTTTAGGAAGACCATAAAGTTTGACAATCTCATCAAAGTAGAGTTTTGCAATCTTAGAAGCATCAAAGGTCTTAGAACATGGTAGGAAATGAGCCATCTTAGAGAAGCGATCAATAACTACTAGAATAGAATCATGCTTCCTAAAGGTGCGAGGCAAACCTAACACAAAGTCCATACTCACATCCTGCCAAGGGCGATCTGGCACAGGTAGAGGCGTGTACAAGCCAGTGTTTTGTTTGCGATGTTTGGCTAGTTGACATGTACAACACTGACCAACTATCTTGGCAGCGCCCCTCTTAAGACCAGGCCAATAGAATTGACGTTACACTTCTTCAATTGTTTTGTCTCGGCCAAAATGACTTGCAAGGCCCCCCGCATGTATCTCCCAAATTAGGAAACCTCTCACTAAAGACTGATGGATACATAACTTGTTGGCTTTGAACAAATAACTATCTTGAAGGGTATAATCATCCAGGATTGGTTGTGAGGCATTACTTAGGCTAGTGTAGAGCTCCCCAAAATCTGGGGTCATCCTTGAGTTGTTCAAACCCAGTAACCTTAACACTCATGGCTGATAGTAAAGACACCCTTCGACTTAGTGCATCAGCAACCTTATTCTCAACTCTCGCCCTATGTTTCACCACAAAGTATTAGCGTTGCAGAAATTCTACCCAACTACCATGCCTAAAATTCAGCTTCTTTTAGGAATGGAGATAGCATTAAAATTCATAATCAGAGTAGATAACAAATTCTCGAGACAACAGGTAATGGTGCCAATGCCAAAGAGCTCGAATAATGgcataaaattctttgtcataTGTGGAGTACTTTTGCTTATCATCATTCAACTTTTCACTAAAATAAGCAATTAGGTGGCGTTTTTTACTAAGTACTCCCCGTATACCAATACgtgaggcatcacattccactTCAAAAGGCTTGGTAAAATCAGGGAGACGCATGTTAGGTGTCTTAGTCATCTTTTGTTTTACCTCATGGAAAGCCTTAGTAGCAGCTTTTGTCGAAATAAACTCCCATTGTTTCATGCAGTCAGTGATGGGGGACATAATGGTACTAAACCCTTTGATGAATCGGCAATAAAAGGTAGCGAGCCCATGAAAGCTTCGAATTTCATGGATATTTTTGAGCTCGGGCCAATCCACAATCGCTTGAACCTTTTAGAGGTCGGTAGAAACTCTCTTAGAGGATACTATGAAACCTAGGAAGACGACTTTATCGGTAAAGAAAGAGCACTTCTTGAGGTTACTATATAAATTCTCCTTCCTAAGGGTAGTACAAACTTGAGTTAGGTGGTCTAAGTGTTGCTCCCTAGACTTACTATAGATGAGGATGTCATCAAAGTACACAACCAAgaattttcccataaaaggcTTGAGCCCTTGAGTTGTCACTCTCATAAAGGTACTAGGAGTATTggacaatccaaaaggcatGACCATCCACTCATATAAATCATCTTTCATcttgaaggcagttttccattcatcactaGGACGAATCCTAATTTAATGATAGCCACTTTTCAAGTCTATCTTGGAGAAGATCGTTGCTCAAACCATCATACCCAACATGTCATCCAACCGAGGGATAGGAAAACGATATTTCATAGTAATCTTTTTGATGGCACAACTatcaacacacatcctccaagTTCCATCTTTCCTTGGGGTTAAGAGTGTAGGGACTGCACAAGGACTCATGCTTTCACAAACAAAACCCTTCCTAAATAGTTCTTCTACTTACCTTTGTAACTCAGCATATTATGCAGGGCTCATTCTATAGTGAGGCAAGTTTGGTAGGGTTGCTCTGGGCACAAAATCTATGGCGTGTTGTACGTCACGCATAGGCGATAAATGATCGGTGAGTTCCTCAGGGAAAACATGTTTAAATTCTTGGAGCACTGACTTCACTTCTTCAGGTTGCTCTTCACAAGTCTCTCCATGAAGTTCCTTGGCAACTAAGACAAACACAATGGATTCTTGAACTGCTACCCTTTCAAATGCCTTTGGGCTTATGATGTTTAGACCTTTCGCCTTCGGCACTTCTGGCTTCTTGCTCATGTCGATTGGCTTGGGTTTCAAACGATTGAGCACAATCTTCTTATCTTCAAACATAAATGAGCAATAATTGGATCGCCCATGAAGGGTGACATCCAAATCATAAAGCCAAGGTCTATCTAAGATAATATGCCCTACATCCATGGGAAATACGTCACACCATATTTCAGCCTTGTAGGTGAGGAATTGAAGTGAGACaacacatcttttttttatggCTATAGAGGAAGTATCCACCCAAGAAACTTTATATAGGTTAGGGCGTGGGATTAATTTCAACCCTAGGTGGGAAACAACGCTAGAGGACACCGCATTAATGCAACTCCCACTATCGATAATAACCTTGCAAGTTTTGTCTCCACACTTAGTGTAAGTTTGGAAGATGACACTCCTTCACCAATCATCAGTGTCCCTCTATTCTGCCAAAGCACACCTTACCACAATCATACTAGGGTCGCCAAAGTCGCCCTTGGAATCATCAACCTGGGGAGAGATGGCTCTAATGCACGCGAGGTAGCTAGGATCATCTTTCCATTCTGCCTCAACATCTTGGATTTCTTCAACATTTGGATCATACACCAGCTCCTCAATATCTTCCACCTTTTCATCATCCTCTTGAATGACAAGGGTTCTAGAGGAACATCTAGTTGTGATATGTCCAACCCCATTGCATTTGAAGCATTGGAGGCGAGAGCCTAATCTTGAAGGCTCATTGACTACACTTTTTCCCTTGTCCTCTTTTTCTATTGGGGTGCTATTGGGATTGACCTTAGAGGGTAAGGCAAGTCTAGATTTGCTTCCAAAAGATTGAGGGTTGGTGGGAACACTCTGGAGAGCAGAACGTCGCCAGAAGATAAATTTGGATGCTAATTCACAATTCCTAGTAAGGTTATATGCTTCTCCTAAGGTAGTGACTCATCGGGTGATAATCTCGCCTAGTAGATTAATATTTAAACCTTTCTTGAACCTATTTGTGTGACAACCTCTTCCTCGACTATTCAAATTCGCCTCTTGAACTCTTTGAACTTCTCTATATATTCAGCTACAAGAGCAGTGCCCTGCTTTAAGCGATCCCATTCCTTAAGGAGGGAGCTCCTATAAGTTAGAGGAAGATAATTCCTCGAGACTGCATCCTTCATCTCAAGCCAATCAATAATGAGGGGCTCACGTCGTCGCCTAAGGGTATCCTTAAGGTCCTCCCATAAAAGGTCGGCTCTTCCAATTAACTTCATCTTAGCATACCTCACTTTCTTATTCTCAACCTAATGGTAATGGTCAAAGAATTTCTCCATTTGACATAACCAATCAGTGAAAACCCATGGGTCTAGGCAGCCATCAAAGGTGGGTGCTTCTATCTTTTCCTTGGACATCCTATCATCATAATCGCTAGGGCCATTGTAATTATAGTGATCATGTTCAAAGTTTGGAGCCCTATTAAAGTAACCGTGGTTGTTTTGCCTAAGCATGTTATCTCCTTCATGGTTAATAGTCTTTCTTTGAGATGCTTCAACTCGCTCTACCCTTTTCAGTAAGTTATGGACACTTTTTGCTAGATCTTTTATGGTTTGCTCTAAGGAGGACCTAGGGTCGGAAGTGGATTAATGCACAGGGTTTGACATGATGCAACCACTACATAGATGCATGCAACACTATATTTATGAATGTAGTTGAGATTCCCAAAAATTCAAGTAACCAATTCTCAATGTAAAATTAAGGTCAAGCAAGAGTACATGTAGAGACTAGATCAATGAATCAAAGGAATAAATTGCAGTTAAGTAGTGATAGTGTTCACAATATTGAGAGATAGCCCCAAATGAATTGAAACTTCCACAAAATAAAAGCTCAACAGTTAATAAAGAGaatcaaatatttcaaagaaattggtttatctttttttttttttggaattttaaaatGGGTACTGAAAGAAAGAACAAATAATACATCAGCTAACTTGAGCACAAAATGGGTAGGCCAATGGAGTATGGTAGGAtatgcacataaaaaatataaagataatacTTATAATGAAACAAAATTGAACCCACCAAAAAGAGAGTAAGAAATTGTACCTTTGTCAGTGACCAACTTACTGCACTACAGTCATGGGCTTGGCTCCTTAAGTGAATGGGTATGTTTGGACAAAAATGGATCTGTGGAAAAGCAACTTAAGGGCTCAATATGTGCAATGAGCTGTCATAGCAACAAcactttatttcttttccttacttttgattttttttttttgattttttttaatgaaagcaACAAAATACAAAGTCAAAACTAACAAagtcaaaatacaaaatacaacaGAAACTCAAAACtaacaaaactcaaaagaaaaaaaaggttgtcTCAACGATGGGCTTCGACTGGCGCTAAGGATCAACGGCTGGTGGTGGCGTGAAGGCGAGGAAGACCTCAGCAGTGGTTCAACGACCTCAGCAGCGACGATCAAGGGTGGTGATGGCGTCGGCGACAGGTGGCTGATGGGTCGGCGGCGGCTGAGTGCTGATTTGTGGGTTTCGGCAGTTGGTGGTTGATGGGCTTTCATgggtcactttttttttggggtggctTATGGGTTCTGTGATCAAAGGCTGGCACGGATGGGGGTCACCGGCTTGGAAGGGACTGCTGGCTTCTCTGTTGGTTTGGGAATGAAAAACTCATGTGGCCAATGAGGGTATATGGTCCGGATTGGTTCAAAATCTGGCTTGCAGATCTCGTGAGGTAAGAAACTAGGTTGCTGTAGTTTGCAAATCTCGTGGGGTAAGTATTTGAGTAATGGCATGTCTGGCGGTTGATTTGTTTTCTGATGGTGAGTATGGCTGTGGGTTGTCAGTTGTGAATTTGGGTGGCTGAAAGGGTTGATCAGGttgggctctgataccaaaattgATGTAGGACAACCACACTATTTTCAAAGGGACAAATAAACCACAAAATAGACCCTaagagtcagcacctaaggacTGCTTGGAGTTAACACCAAACAAACTGGAGTCAGCACCAGTGTGAAAGaaacacaataattttataaatttcaaaattgtctTATAATAATCAGATTAAGTTCTTAAATAGCTAACAATAAAATGCACAAAGAAACTGGAATTATTAAATACTTGGGCTTtcttaatctcaagcccaataactaacagcctccatccataaggccataggttgggccgtcttctttttacttttcctCTCATACATGCGTATAATTGGGAGCTTATACCTTGTGTCCGCACCACTATGAAGTAAGGTGATCAAGTGAACTATGAAGTAAAGTGATTAAGGAAGCTGAACTATGAGTATCTTAAGCCTTAATTGATGTGGACTTGGGGACAAAGCGCTGTTGGAGAGCTTTCTAAGCTCATTAAAGTTCAACGTCCCCAAATTGTATTTCTAATGGAGAACAAACTTAAAGAAAGGCATAGAAGAAGGGAGAGATGAATTAAAAATAGATAATGTAGTATGTGTGGATAGAATTGGAATGGGTGGAGGCTTGGCTTTGTTATAGGATTCATAATGGGATGTGAAATTGAAAACCTTGTCAAAAAGCCATATAGATGTTGTTATGACAGAGAAGGAGGGGGTATCATGGAGATTGACAGGTATCTATGGGCACCTTGAAAAATTGAAGCGCCTTGAGACATGGAATTTGATGCGCCTACTTCATCAGCAAGTCACATTGCCATGGATATGCATAGAAGACTTCAACGAGATACTTTTAgtgaattaaaaacaaaaaggggaACCAAGAAGTGAGTGGCAAATGGCAAATTTTTGAGAAGTGTTGGACGATTGCAGATTAAGGGACATGGGTTTTAAAGGTGCTCGCTTCACATGGTGCAATTGGAGAGATGAACAGGATTGGGTATATGTTAGACTCAACAGTGGGGTAGTTAATCAAGAATGGTGTGATTTTTTTCCTCACTTTGAAGTTCATCATTTAAGCTTTTCAAATTTCGATCACATGGCCATTGGGGTGCGATTAAGAAGTCAATCGCAATTTCAAATTGGGATGTATAAAAAACGATTTCGGTTTGAAGAAGCATGGGTGAAAGATGAAGGCTGCGAGGACACAATTGCAAATGCTTGGTTTGTTTCCTTCAATGGAAGTCCTATGTTCCAAGTgtgtaacaaaataaaagaatgtaGGAAGCAGTTGTTAACCTGGAGTAAAAATTCATTGTGTTCCTTAGGCAAAAAGATTGAGGAAGAGCGAAATAGGTTGCAAGTACTAGAGGAAAACAACTGGCATTCATCGTGGGCTGAATGTGAAGCTCTTAGGcatgaaattaatattttaattgagaaagaagaaatttATTGGAAACAAAGATCCCGTATTAGCTGGTTGCATGAAGGTGAttgtaatacaaaattttttcatgCGAAGGCGTCtgcaagaaggaaaaaaaacttaattgtctCGCTAAAGGAGATGGATGGTACGGTGATAGAGCAACAAAGCAATATAGAAAGGGTGATAATTCAACATTTCTCAACTCTCTTCTAATCTTCAAATCCAAATGCCATTGAAGAAGTGGTGGCCCATATTCCTAGAGTAGTTACGGAGGAGATGACTGATTGGTTTATGAGAAATTTTCATCCAGAAGAGGTTCGATTTGCCTTATTTCAGATGCATCATTCAAAAGCTCTAGACCCTGATGGTATGGctgctttcttttttcaaaagttttggcaTATAGTGGGTGCTAATGTAACTAATGCTGTGCTATCATGTCTAAATTCTAGAATTATACTTTGAAATATAAATGATACCCACATAGCACTAATACCCAAAACCAAAGACCCTGAATTAATCACATAATATAGCCCCATTAGCCTATGTAATGTGCTATACAAAATCATATCTAAAATGTTAGTCAACCGGCTGAAACTCATCCTCccaaatttaatttctaataCTCAGAGCGCTTTTGTCCCAAAAAGATTAATTGTAGACAACATTTTAGTTGCATATGAAACTTTGCATAGTATGAAAAAGAAGAGGTGGGGAAAGATAGGTCATGTAGCTATTAAATTGAATATGAGTAAAGCTTATGATCGGGTTGAATGGGGTTATTTACAAAGGGTGATGGAGAAAATGGGGTTTCATGCAAAATGGGCGCAATTGATAATGGCATGCATAACAACTggttatttttcttgtttagttAATGGCAGTCCTATAGGTTATATCTTGTCTTATAGAGGATTGAGACAAGGTGATCCTCTGTCGCCTTATTTCTTTCTGTTTTGTGCTGAGGGGCTTACTGTTTTGCTTAGAAAGGTAGAAACAGTGGAATTATAATAGGAGTGGCAGCTAGCAGAGGTGGTCCTTGCATTTCTCATCTCCTATTTGCTGATGAcagtttattattttgttgtgcCACAATAGAGGAGTGCCAACATGTCAATTCTTTGCTTGATTTATATGAGGTTGCTTTAGGACAAAAGATTAATATTGATAaaacttctcttttctttagtaGCAAAACTGGGTTAGAGACTCAAGAATCAATTAAACAGGCATTGGGTGTAGAGACAGTCCCAGAATATTAGAAGTATTTAGAGCTGCCTAATATAGTGTGTCGTAACAAAAAATTAGCTTTTGCTCCAATCATTGAAAGAGTTTGGAGTAAACTAAAGGGATGGAAAGAAAAGTTGATGTCTCAAGCTAGAAGAGAAATTTTGATTAAAGCCGTGGCATAAGCTATCCCCACATTTGCCATGGGATGTTTTTTGCTACTGAAAGGTTTGCTTAAAGATCTTGAAGGGATGATGAGCagattttggtggggtcaaaagaaacaagaaaggaaagaactTTGTATCCCAAGTCGATGGGAGGAATTGGGTTTCGGGGTCTCCATTCCTTCAACTTAGCCATGTTAGCCAAACAAGGATGGAGGCTTTTGAAAACACACACTCCTTGTTCTATCGAGTTTACAAATCAAAGTACTTTTTCAatacatctttcttagatgcTCCATCACCAAATTCAGGGAGTTTTGCATGGAAAAGTATAGTGGTAGCTAGATTTGTCTTGGACAGTGGATTGGCGAGTAGGAACCGGAAATAAAATTCGAATTTGGCAAGACCGATGGCTTCCAACCCCACCATCATTCAAGGTGGTAACCTCGTGCTCCACAATGTCCACAATGGCCACCATGGATAACCTCATTGATTTAACTACAAGATCTTGACGAGTATCCAAGATTGATCATGTATTCCTCCCACATGAAGCTGAGGTTATTAAATCCATCCTATTAAGCAATAGAGTGGTGCAAGACATCCAAATTTGGGCATACATAAACACGGGGTAATATTCGGTAAAAAGTGCATATAAAATGATCCAAACTCAACAACTAAGATCTTCTCATGGCCAATCATCCAATCACTCATAGAGcaataaaatttggaaagcgATTTGGGCGGCCAAGGTAtg is a genomic window containing:
- the LOC142632706 gene encoding uncharacterized protein LOC142632706 encodes the protein MDVGHIILDRPWLYDLDVTLHGRSNYCSFMFEDKKIVLNRLKPKPIDMSKKPEVPKAKGLNIISPKAFERVAVQESIVFVLVAKELHGETCEEQPEEVKSVLQEFKHVFPEELTDHLSPMRDVQHAIDFVPRATLPNLPHYRMSPA